The Gigantopelta aegis isolate Gae_Host unplaced genomic scaffold, Gae_host_genome ctg6682_pilon_pilon, whole genome shotgun sequence nucleotide sequence GATTATACTGTACTTTTGTCAATCATATAACGTCCCTTCCCCTCCAAAACCACTAATATTGTAGATTATACTGTACTTTTGTAAGTCATATAACGTGTGCGAGATTCGTGTGATCGTTTCCACGTCGTGTTCCTTCGTAAGGGATGTAATGGCGACATCTCGCTCTTTGCCGTACAGTTCGGGATCTTCCTCAAACGTCAGCGTGGTGATCCTCCACTCCTAGTTAAAAACAGACTcgtcatatacatacatgtatacatacatacatacatacatacatacatacatgcatacacacatacatacatacatacatacatacatacatacatacggcatgggacaatttgtgtggcccctgcgccagtgcgttaatatctatgtatgtaacagtcaacctcgacatacatcaatatacagatattcatacatcaatacatactagccagtgtcaggtctgcccactgtttcatgcacgtaagcgggatcgaccgcgtagattgtaggccccatgcatgtggttgagttaaagagcattctTTTTATAGATGCCTCAaaagctcagagcgcatcgtggttagtcttgcaatttgcgggcgattcggtgacACAGGtttgagtcccagcaacggcatgggacaatttgtgagaccagaaaggatttaattatcccctgcgctagtgcgttaatatctatgtctgtaacagtcaacctcgacatacatacatacatacaagatatagatattcatacacctATACATACCCCGTCGGtagggccattgggctatttccctttccagccagtgcaccacgacttatATATCAAATCacatggtatgtgcaatcccgtctgtgggatggtgcatataaaagatccctagctattAATGGAatagtgtagcgggtttcctctctaagactgtatgtcaaaattaccaaaggtttgacatccaatagccgatgattaacaaatcgacgtgctctagtgttgtcgataaacagaacaaactttgaCATGGaaacatatatgcatacataataCCGTAACAACATGTTTGAAACAAAACTCAGTTGTATTAACTATGTGTagttgcatttaaaaaaaaagagaaaacaaaagaggaattaaaacaacaacacttaaccccaccccaccccaccccaccccacccccaccccaaccaaacaaactttgagCTTTCCTTCGCAACACGTTAAGGAGTCAGTAATATGCAAACCGGTTTCCTCATTAAACATAATGTAAAGTAAAATGTCCTAATTAAATTGACTTGATCCAACTGGAGTATATCGACCTACCTTAAACAGTTTGGGTAAAACGTCTGCCGGCTGTCCCCGCACAACAAACAGCCGAGATCCCAGCTTCCGTAGACTGCGGTCAAGATCCTCGATACTTTCCAACAGAAATCTgaacagaaacaaaaaacattttactggCAAATCCCACTTTTTGTAACTAGTTGTTCAAGTGATAttggggcgtgacgtagcccagtggtaaagcgctcgcttgatgcgccgtcggtctggGAACGATCCCCGGCAGAGATCTCCCTTATCCATCATCCCTGCAGACAGTTTGTAGATGCCCGGAGAACACACCGGCCGCAAGTACAAAAAAAAGTCACATTTTACCGAAGTCTTTGCGGGACTGTGACGATGCCGTTTTCCCTGAACCTCGGTGTTCTCGTTGGCATTGCAATCGGCTGTGTCCTTTCCGTCTTGAACTCCACGGACGAGAGGTCATTCTCGAGATTCCGTAGGATGGTTTAGTAATACTGGTATAGTCTGGACAACTGTAAACCGATGGTTGGGGGTGGAGACGCGTGCATATAAAGTTCAGTCTTTCAACCTCAAGTCACGAATTGTTTTCATACGCACGCATTATTTccattacaaataacaaaagcTGTTTGCGAAGTTTATACATGGTGGACATGTGCTACGATGCGTATTTGcgaatttttttaaagtctggTTTAAGCTTCGTACACATTCTTCCGGGTTTTTCCCCCGACAACGGCTAAATTTACGGAGCGTGTTtttcttcattcattcgttcgatttatttccatgcttatatccaattaagtatCAAGCACACTTTCCtagacacacatctcagctatctggactgacTGTCTAGGACAGTTGGTTAatttttagtggttagtgagagagaaaagggtgtagtggtcttacacctacccaccgagtcgttaaaactcgctctgggtgggtaccggtaccgggctgcgaaccctgtacctaccagccttatgtccgatgggttaaccaccaCAACACGAGGCCGGTTGTTTtgaggtgtttaagcattgtaaacgtatgtagttacacgcatgtaagacataaacaggctttgtaaattcggtcaTATATGTTTCAGGTGTACACATTGCGGAGAccaaatcacacacacacacacttgtaaCCAAGATGGACAACAGGGCtgtgttcagccagaccgagcggaaaaacgCCCGtcagactggtttgtgcgcttcacagtaaaccaaacgGTCACGTTGGCGAAACATTTGCTGGCTGTACCTCGGGCTGATCACTCTCAGAAAACACGTGCTTGGTTCTAGTGACGTCATTTTTAGGACTCGTTGGACGGTGTATGTCCGACAACGGCATAAAAACAATCGCTTTTGGAGGGATTTCAGCCGGATAGGATAGTCTTATCACGTTGCCGTTGCCGTGATACAAGTAAGAACAGGTGTTATTGTCATCGTATTGTCGTTTGCCAGAGAAACAAAACAGGATGGAGCTTTACGGTACTTAGTCAGTCCGCGTGGTGTTTGACCGCGATAAAACCACACTGATTGGTCAAAGACTGTTCGCTTTGATTGAACATTctcgaaaacatttttatattccaATTAAAGCACTGagaattcaaaaaaaaaagaagaaagatttTCAGGGTTAAATACTCAGCAAATTTCAGGAGTTCAAGAgcttattttcaaatattatcGTAACACCCACCGCTGCTCCTCGACAATGCTATCcgctgggcatacacctcaacTGTGGTTAGTTCATAGTGACTAGTGAGAGAGGGGTTGGTGCAGTACAAATTGCAGTGGCGACATTGGGTGAGCTATTTGTGACAAATAAATTACTTACAGAAAAGGACATCGAATGATTCAGAAATagcgttctctctctctctctctctctctctctctctctctctctctctctctctctctctctctctctctctctctcacacacacacacacacacacacacacgcacgcacatacaaacaaacaaagaagaaaagaagataaaaaaccCAAGACGTATTAAACTATTTGTACCGATAACGAAACATTCCTGAGTGGTTAAGATAACAAGTTTTCAGCCTCTGCAAGTGGGCTATACACCCTTACCATGGGAATGGATAGACGCTAAGTAACTAATCACTGTTTAAGTCTATTGTACTTACTTCCATTTGTTGACTCTGACTTGAGAGGAACCCGCAAACCAAGGGTCCAAGATGTAGATACACCTGAATGTTGCCGATCCTTTGATTCCCTCTCTCAGGGCTGGGTTGTCATGCAGTCGGAGTCCTCTGCGAAACCAGTGAAGCGTGTGCTTGGGCTTTTCTGGTGCTACTGTGAAATAtgccatttttctttctttctttggttgatttttttttttttttaagaaacgAACTCTGTGAGCTTAGTTCTAACGCTTAAGTGATTCGAACTGTCCTGGAATTCTCAGTGATAGTTGCGCTCGAAGAGATCCCTTTTATATAGGGGGAAATCTCTGCTCTGCAACTTCATTGGCTGGATCGTGTCATGTGGTACCCACTCACATGTTTTGGAACGTGATTTTTCGGTTGCATGAACAGGTTTAAGTTTCAATAGGATTTTACGGATGCCAACTGGCATTCTAAAAATGTGTACCAGGTTTCAACGGTTACCGGATGTCCGCCTGTGATGGTTGATGTATGCattctcccctccctctctctctctctctctctctctctctctctctctctctctctctctctctctctctctctctctctctctctctctctgtctctttctctctctctctcgctatgtgtgtgtgcatgctacAGTGATAAAATAAAAGCctcaataaacaaaaattataaattgtaGTCCAGTACTACTTTCATCCActagataaataaaacataagatGTCGTCAATACAACACAAGCTTATttaatagggggggggggggggggggggggggtcatattTGTCTGCCACGTGACCAAGATGGCAGTTGACCATAACATTGATATGAGTAAACGTTAAAGCTCTTGAAATATTTGGGTTATGAAAATATATCATAAGTGAATAGTATTTTTCAACTGAAAAGTGGATGCATAATCTACTGGTGAGGTTATTTGAGATGATCTTGGTCTTTAAATCATGATATTAAAATGAGAACAAGCAGCCCTTAATCTAATTTAGATGATAAATGAGGTATCTTTTTTCACTAAACAGGACATTCACAATCGTTTTGTGAGTCAATTTTAAAATCTGATGCCATTTTGACCTTCAAATCTAATATGGATGGTGTGGCAGCTCTGTTGAAACAATGGAAAGCGCAATGTATttcgaaataattttatgtccACTGGAAGAGTAAATTCAATGAACAAAGGTAATGTACAATAGGTTATAACTAAAACCTTGTCTATCTGACGAAACTGAACAGATCAGATACTGCTTCTGAACTGTCAACATCAGTTACTGTCTGGCTACTGAATGtttatagaaaaaaagaaagaaagaaagaaatgttttatttaacgacgcactcaacacattttatttacggttatatggcgtcagacatatggttaaggaccacacagattttgagaggaaacccgctgtcgccacataggctactcttttacgacaggcagcaagggatcttttatttgcgcttcccacaggcaggattgcacaaaccatggccttgcgttttggttatttttataaattgtatttcaTTCCCCTGCTGCTGTTGAAACATTTTCTTCTGACATCATCTAAACATTTATAGTAATAAgttgtaattaatgtaaacCTACCTCaacggtgtagtggttaagccatcggattcatatctggtaggtattgggttcgaaTCCCAATACCGTCTACGAGCCAGAGTAAGTTCGatgactcaatggataggtgtaaagtCACTACACTGAattatctctcactaactactaacccactgtcttagACCGACAACACAGATAGTTacggtgtatgcccaggacagcgtgcttgaaccttaattgagcagaagcacgaaaataactataaatgaatgaatgaacgattGTAAACAATGTAAAGTGTTCAGGAGAAATATGATAATCATATTCATTTCCCTCATCCTCATTTGTACTTTTCCCATAGTCCAGTAGTCTACATATCAGTGTAATTTATTGGCAGTCTATTtgctacacacacacgcaattTGGCAATGTATTCGTCTTTGGACAGTGTCAAGCCAGCAGATCCAGAATAACCTCAACTCGTTCTTCCTTTTCAATTATCCACCCTCTACCAACAGGGCTTGGCACATTCGGTTGTTGCTCCAGACACTCCCCTCAATATGTTTAAGGTCCGAAGCAGTGTCTATAACCTTTGGAGTTTGTGTCCTTGTTACACCAACCGGATGCAACGAAACAAAGAACAATCTGGTTTTGCTTTTACTATATATAATGCTGAACCTCTACATCATGTTAGTCTTCATCAGGTTTTGGAATTGGTTTGCTGGCAGGTCTTTTTACTAGTCTCTCACACTTAAAGGCTTTTACGAGTCTAAAGGTGGTGATATCTCTGGGAGCTATCTTtgcagaagaaagaaagaaagaaatgttttattttaacgacgcactcaacacattttatttacggttatatggcgtcagactacacagattttgagaggaaacccgctgtcaccactacatgggctactctttccgattagcagcaagggatcttttatttgcgcttcccacaggcaagatagcacaaaccatggcctttgttgaaccagttatggatcactggtcggtgcaagtgatttacacctacccattgagccttgtggagcactcactcagggtttggagtcggtatctggattaaaaatcccatgcttcgactgggatccgaacccagtatctaccagcctgtagaccgatggcctaaccacaacgccaccgaggccggtttgcagAAGAAATGCTAATGATGTCCTACTTTTCTGTGAATGGACCTGTCCCTTGATGACAAAAACAACTGCTGATACCACTTCCTGGTCTTTTTTAACTGACTTAACTGAATGTACTGCTTGGATCAGCTGTTAATAATACTGTTTGATAACTCCAACATTCAGGCTCTGCCTTCGAGAGTCTGAGTATTTTTATTGTGACCAGTGGTCTAGTTCACAGGGATCCACTCAAAATGGTTTTTGCTAGACATCTGCACTGAGAACTGGCCCATGTTTCAAGCTTATTTCTTATCAGGATTCATCTCTGGGAAATTCGTCTTCAAACCAAAGTTTGGGGCTATACACAGGTACCTGGCTCAGTTGATCTTATCATAGGCAAAATACCATGAGATCATAGTTCTTATGGCATTAAGGTGCACATTCCAGTTCCCAACACAAAAAGCACACAGAAGgccaagtacatgtattacatccTCTAGCATGTGTATGCAGGACATCCAGTATGTAGATATCTTTCCATTCTTGTGAATTAGGTGTTCTATTAAATATATCCACATTGTTATCAATTTACCTAAGAGTGAACTTTACAAGACACTATTGAATTTCTGTTCAAATCTGCAACCATGCTAAGAATGCTAATCAAATCACTGCTGCCTTGAACATTGTCCTTCATCCACATTATAAATCCCCATTACAGTACTAATTTCGTAATGGTTTCTTAGGCATACGTATGTACCCTGACATCATGGTTGCAGTGTTTACAAGCATGGACCCCTGTAATGGGACACCTTAGAAGAATGTTTAAAACGTGCTAAATTGTTTCAGTAGCTTTTACAAAAAGCGTTGGATCCATAACTATCATAATATTTCAACCAGTAGTTTCTCCCCGATTAGTTCTGACTGTTTGAAgatttcaaacactgtggttAACTTTTGTGGCTGGTGCATTGAGAAGGGCAGTTACCCATCATTTTCTGAGCTTGGCATTCGGTTGATGTTAAATCTGGTCTACCTTCGGATTCGTCGACCCTCCGGAAATGTTTGCCCTGCAAGGATCCACATCCGGTTCTTCTTACAGGCAGGCAACTTTAACAGCTTCTTTGGTTTCTGGATATTGTTCTCTCTGGTGAGATGAAGCCATATAGGTTCATACATGCATCGGCTACATAAGTGCTCAGCAATTGGTTCTCAatgttgacaaatatctactTTAGTCATCGAGTCAATGGCATATACGTTTAGGCCAGGGTTTATGGACCACATCGTCCTAGAGCCGAACTTCAACACATTGAAAAACTAAGGTCCACCACACACCAAAGCCGCTTCTGGTTAGTCTGGTGCTGTTAAATTATGTTAGATCATGTTCTATGtcgtctgctgccagatctatGGTTCACACCAGAACAGATGCcttgtgttttgtcacattcgattcagtgagTTTCGTTTTCAACTGGTATCATACTCACTAGCCTCAGCCCCAGCCCCGTCTCCAGCCCAGGTGTGTTTGGGCACATACCATACCAAACCTTGTGCAGTATCTGGATGACCTCAGTGTTTCCAGTAAGTGTTTTTACGAAATCTTTTGGAGGTTATATTTGTCGACCTGTCACAGCAAATATCATGTCCTGGTTAAAAGACTGGACAT carries:
- the LOC121366692 gene encoding cryptochrome-2-like, giving the protein MTSRPWSSRRKGHSRLQCQREHRGSGKTASSQSRKDFVKCFLFLFRFLLESIEDLDRSLRKLGSRLFVVRGQPADVLPKLFKEWRITTLTFEEDPELYGKERDVAITSLTKEHDVETITRISHTLYDLQ